The genomic DNA GACCAATCGGTGGAATTGCACACTGTGATACCCCGgtaagagataatgaggtgtaaccatgtaacagctgatttaaataactcacgttactgtattgtgtcaacagttaacttcatttaatattggatgtgacgttttcttttgcagggtgcaGATGTTCCACCAGAATACATTCAATTCTGAGTTTCTATTGCAGAGCCACTGTTGCTGTCCGGAGTTTAGCTCCGCCCAaagcgattgtgattggtttaaaaaaaaaaatgcaaccaacccagagcgtttttttattcttttatttcttatccaggctcctctctttaccctgtctctcttggttttgctgtaatagttgtAGACTGCTGGGGTGACTTTTTGACACACCgagctcctctatctttccatttgtgtgcatccatgtccaagaaatgcctgttactaacctagctccggggagtcattccccggagtccttaggTTCTTTTTCcctcagcatgtttccttggatcacgGAGGCTCCAagatcatggttgcagctgtcgccatggtcccgctacacgtcctgcaatgtcctgctacgtcctgctacatcctcctacgctctgcggtgccctgctacatcctcctacgctctgtggtgccctgctacatccttctacatcctgctgggccttgtaatgcccacagtgccctgctacgccatgaactactacaaagaactgctacaaactactatttgttgtgactgttattgccactcttcattttaaccccaaccggtcgacggaccccgcctaccaagagcctgggtctgggtctgtcccaggtttcttccttaaagggagtttttcctctccactatGGCCCTGTTGctggctctggaggaaactactagacctgttgggtccttgtaaattatagaatatggtctagacctgctctatctgtaaagtgtcttgcgataactcttgttatgaattgatactgtaaaataaataaataaaattgaattgaattctcctatcccagaatgtatgtgtggtgtagccagaccttactccaagCTGGATATGAGAGACTACTTTGCCTTAGTTAGCTAGTTGAACAGGTGGCTGAATAATATTGTTCTTAAATGTCTTGTGAACTCAGACTTAAACCACATTGattaataaaaatcaaatcacaataaaaaaacacccaacATTACTCTGAAGGCAATTCAAAACAATTAGCTATTTGAATATGTATTAAtaagtaaacaaataaaaaagataatgaGATGAAAGtttaattccttttttaaatatcctCTTCAGAAATGCAAGACTTATTGTAGGGATGTTTTAAGTCCTgcaaactaaaagaaaaaccgTTGTAGTTGAAAGTAAACTTGTAGTTGTTGCTTGTTCTAAAAAGGGAACTACTAgtactgttgggtccttgtaaattatagagtgtggtctaaacccactctatctgtaaaatgtctcaagataactcttgttatgaatggatactataaataaaattgaattgaattaattccTCATCCGGCCACTAAGTGACACTGTGAGTTAAGGGCTTTATTATCAGGTTTGCATTCACAGCATCAACTTCCTGTGTGTTTCCTGGACCTACATTCAACTGTCTATGGTTAACTGTAGCTACAGTACAACTCATTACTAAGGAATACAAGGCACCATGCAGAGTAAAGGGACTGGGTGTCATGGTCATACCGCTGACACAAGACAATGTATTTTTTGcagataaatgacattttgaatttgtcCAAGTCTGAGCATTTGGGAGTTTGCAGGCTACTAACCTGCTGTACAATCGCTATCAActctgtatttatttgttaactTACAATGCCGCTCGCTCCTGCAAACCAGTCCCAGTTGATCCGGTCGAGTCAAAAGGACGAATATTATCAAACCTTCCTGAGAAACAACGCCAACGAAGCTTTTCAAACACTTGCTGGTGAgtttgggtcaaattgaacaCACCTGGACGTTGTTAACGTTGCCGCTTCGTAACCCTAACGGCGGGTTTCCGCACCGCGAAACCCCTAGCGAACTTCGGCCGGCGAAGTTTAGCCTCACGCAAGACCGCGACAGAACACCGGTTGCTAGGCAGTTCATAAATGCGCTTGGTAACCAGGCTATGTAGCCTAGCTGCCTTGCTATGCTTACAATGAAATCCAATGTCCGACTGACCTGTCGGCTAGCTGGGTCATTTTGAACGTTTACCCAAACTAACGTCTACAGTTGTCTTATGTGGTGGTGTATTTGCCCTGTTGAAGTCCATATGACATAAACAACAGTCCGTGGTTGATATAAGCGTCAATGTTCACCCACAAAACCTGTAATCAAACTAATGCACAAGTAGCCTAGCTAACTAGCTGCCTGGCTAGAATTACAATGAAAACCAATGTCCGAACATGCTAGCGATTGGCCTGTCAGCTAGCTAAAAAGTTCAGTGTTTAAGTTAACATAAACagtggtgaatgttccctgacTAAGTTCGTGTGTCATATAAATCCGAATTCGTATTATATTATCGTATAGTTCCCATGTCGCTTACGCTAAGTTAGcgtcgctaacgttagctttttccctttaacatgtaggttaacgttagctttcttCGCTTTGACGTGtaggttaacgttagctttcttCGCTTTAACATGtaggttaacgttagctttcttCACTTTAACACGtaggttaacgttagctttcttCACTTTAACATGtaggttaacgttagctttcttCACTTTAACATGtaggttaacgttagctttcttCACTTTAACATGtaggttaacgttagctttcttCACTTTAACATGtaggttaacgttagctttcttCGCTTTAACGTGtaggttaacgttagctttcttCACTTTAACATGTAGGTTAACGTTAGCCTTCTTCACTTTAACATGtaggttaacgttagctttctcCAAACCTCCTCATTTAGTTGAGTTCTGACAGGTTACGCCCCATAAAATGAAAGACACATTTGGTTTTACTGCTCAGTCTCACTACTGTTCATGAGTAACAGTTAGTTTATTCAATTCAGTAGCCACTGACCACTGTTATATAAAGCAAAGACGAAGTGTTatcatcaaaataaaacctcCTTTTGTATGTCAGAGTGATTAAAGCAAATGTTAATTCATATCTGAAGATGTATATCTGTGGTCTGTGTTGTAGGATATTCAGCAACTGCTGAAGTTTGTTGTTTCTCTCTGTAGGATCCAAAAGATGGCTggactggaggagagagatagAGCTGCTGTCAGACCTCGCATACTATGGTTTAACAACATTCGCAGGTAGTTGCCGAACTAGTTCTAGCATTGCCCGgtctatctccacagcgctgtggagtaaggtctggctacaccacacacacattcaaggattccccccccccccatactgcTGCCAAAATTATACTTTTAAAACGGTGCCTGAACTGTacttttaaagacatttaaaaaaaaaatgtaggcctatatatctcaaaaagaaaaatggagcaCATAACTGCAATCGGCgacatttaaaaacagcttGTTTGATGCTAAGGCCATATGGtaaaaattaaatgattgattaataatgtaataactttaacttatttcaccagtaaattgctggtaaacaacaaaaacaaccactagatttataaaaaaaaaaagaagaaaaaaaagtgtaattaactataactttgaatgcaccacaaggCTGGCCAGGCGAGTTTCAAGTGAATGCACCGTCCGTGTTGAAGTCTcagtgttggaatcctctaaaagtgaaatacagtcaGCTAACGTCAGGCTAACGCTAACTGCTGCCAAGTGTAGTGTTAACGAAGGTCACATGCAGCGATGCTtcttcaatttaatttttatttatacagcgccaaatcacaacaaccgTTATCTCACATTGCTTTTCATAagagagcaggtccagaccagactctgtgatgttatttatagaaacccaacaattcaccaagagcaagcactaggcaccagaggcaaggaaaaacttccttttaagaggcagaaacctcgagcagaaccatggctcagggtgggggggtgagagagagagacagaaggagacagacagtcagagaagagacagaaggagacagacagagagacatggaggattgtagcagagggtgccGAGCAGGAAcgtggaggcagcaggtgactccaaccacagatccgactccacagatccagaaacacctgcaggaagtgataggaggagagaggagaggggcgagaaaGCACAAGActacgggaaagggaagaagtcgagttagtaacatgcattaatggttGCTTCTGTGGCCTCTAACGTCCGTTTTCGGAGTATCAGAGGGCAGCGCTAGCACCGAAATCAGGCACTAAAAGCCgcgttactattcggtccgtAAGATAATGATTGTTAAGGCACCAGTGCCATGTTGGCAccgggttttggtacccaaccctaggaGTGTGGGACTTAATGTCAGGCATTTATCCTGGAAATTtacttccattgatccagactattgccaaccaaaacaacatgaaatctaACTTCACGTATGTGAgttattagatagatagatagatagatagatacagtagatagatagatagacagatagatagatagatagaccggtagatagatagacagatagatagacaggtagatagatagatacagtagatagatacagtagatagatacagtagatagatacagtagatagatacagtagatagatacagtagatagatagatagacagatagacagatagaccggtagatagatagacagatagatagatagacagatagacagatagaccggtagatagatagacagatagatagacaggtagatagatagatacagtagatagatacagtagatagatacagtagatagatacagtagatagatacagtagatagatacagtagatagatagatagacagatagacagatagaccggtagatagatagacagatagatagatagatatttattgatccccaaaaatgggaaattacgttgttacagcagcacacgcacatttgtcacacaacacagaatataaacataaattatatactagtaaaaaaaatacatacatacagtatacatgaaataataataatttgaataaatataagagcaaatatttgaatatatacaggatgggaaaacaaaatgtgcaactgcttaaataatatgctaaaatgtaaatgaaccaattgtgcaggttgcacttagtgcagtattagtgtagtgtaatatatagtatagtgtagtattagtatagtgtaatatatagtatagtgcagtattagtatagtgcagtattagtatagtgtaatatatagtatagtgcagtattagtgtagtgtaatatatagtatagtgcagtattagtatagtgtaatatatagtatagtgtagtattagtatagtgtaatatatagtatagtgcagtattagtgtagtgtaatatatagtatagtgtagtattagtatagtgtaatatatagtatagtgcagtattagtatagtgtaatatatagtatagtgtagtattagtatagtgtaatatatagtatagtgtaatatatagtatagtccagtattgtggtgtctaaaagtctcatctagcccccagtgatgacgtgttaaagagttttattgtggTAGGAAGGATTTCCTGTCATCAAAGCTGTCGGAGTCTCTTAGAGAAggagctcctctgttggaccaatggggggtggagaggggggGGTCTGGTTTATTAACAATCATTTGTGTCATTCTCCTCCCGAGGTTACCAAACCCTGGGCGAGGAGTACGTCAACATCATCCAGGTGGATCCCACGGAGACTCGAATCCCCTCTCGGACCAGACGGGGCCTCTTTGTCCTGTGCCACTCCTTCTTTCCCTACCTCCTGGACAAGGTCCTGGTGGGCCTGGAGAACGAGCTGGGGCGTGAGCCGGAGGGTGGGGGCGGGGGCGCCAGGCAGCGCCAGGCGGCGTCCTCGCCGTGGAGCCTGGAGTCCTGGCTGAGGGGACGGGCGCGGCGGGCCGTGGCGCTGCTGTCGGAGCCCCGGAGGAGGGCGTGCCTGCCGGCGGTGTTTGCCCTGCGTCAGGGTCTGACCCTCCTGCGCCGCCTCCACGTGGCTCTGTTCTACATCAGCGGCTCTTTCTATCACCTGTCCAAGAGGGCGGCTGGTATCAGCTATGTAGGTGgttttgttttactgtgtaAAAGTTTAGACAGGTGTCAAATGAACAGAGAAATCAAAATAACATCAATATATGGTGTGACCACCCTTTGCCTCAAATATTCCCTTTTCCTcatctcaaacatctcacatatTAGACTGAATAGAAAAATACTAGACCGTGGGAGTGCAAAGCAAACTAGACAAAGTTAATTTACATTATGTGTCATTTAGCTTgattatccaaagcgacttacagttGCAATAAATCAGAGGTttcacgcctctggagcaactagggggtTAAgggtcttgctcagggacacattggctgatgtatcgcagtgggaatcgaacccagatGTCTCACACCGAAGGCGTGTGTCATcaccactgcgccatcaccacccagtCACACATCACAGTCCCCTTGAGTCTGCTAAGTCCCACTTTTATCCCCTTTTTATAGCTTCAGGTAACACTTTCAGGTTACACAGTCTAACCAAAGCCTGAAATAGTGTCCCAGAAACCCCCTCTCCTCCCAGTGAGCGCCCTGCTTAAAGAAGCCGCAGTCTCCAGTGAGGGTCTCTATGTTCTGGGTCTCCACAAGAGTCCGTTTCCTACTTGTCGGTCATTGGTTAAGGATCGTgttaacatttaatttcattgtGCGTTCTTTTGGAAGGCTCGCTGCCAAATATCACCACTTactaactaattaattaaaactAATTAACTAATTAAGTAAATGTAGCTGTAAGTACAcgaaagggtgtgtgtgtgtgtgtgtgtgtgtgtgtgtgtgtggtgtgtggtgtgtgtgtgtgtgtgtgtgtgtgtgtgtgtgtgtgtgtgtgtgtgtgtgtggtgtgtgtgtgtgtgtgtgtgtgtgtgtgtgtgtgtgtgtgtgcccctcATTTGGCGAGTGTTAATTTCGGACCCTGCACACGAGGTAgaatgtttttaaagattattttttggggcatttttagacctttatttgacaggacagctgaagatgtgtgtatagctatatatatatatatatatatatatatatatatatatatatatatatatataatatatatatgaaaagagAAAGTAGGCCCgtcaaaagaaataaatgatccCCCTACCAAAGGATCTTCCaacatttgtgtatttaaatCCTCCTTAATACAaactatttaacccttgtgttgtcttcccgtaaaaatcaacacttttgttgacgctttttaatagtttttcaccctttttgtgttgttcaacactacgcaacactaacttattaactttagttttacagttatttttggaatttatggtcaataaacctcatttataggaagttatacctaatgtttgagttagaaattaggaattattgagactaaaattaaaggaatggatgttgatgataatcacagactggaatatgtcaacttttactcaataatatttcaacaacacttccatttgttttcccaaatgctataaaatagaataagacgccccaaaattaataaaagtagagatgtgtacttggcaaagagcgttgggtggaatcaatcatgttattttggggaattaaaaagagcattgatataggaaaacgggtcaatttgacccgaggacaacatgaggacaacatgaggacaacatgaggacaacatgaggcttaAGGAACACATGATTACAGTAGTTCATCTTCTATCTGCAACATCTGTACCTGCACCGTATGTATTCACGTCTCCACCCGTTGTCCCGTGCAGCTGCGTGTGACGGGGCTCAGCGGCAAGGACGGGACCATCCGGACCAGCTACCGGCTCCTGGGGGCCGTGtccctcctccagctcctcgtCACGGTGGGTCTGCAGCTCAACGCCTTCAGGCAGAAGCAGCGCGCCCGGCAGGAGTGGAAGCTCCACCGAAACCTCAGGTACTGGACCGGGTCCCGGCCAGAGGGGACAGCTTTGTCACCGTAGACCCCATCTGTGTAGATGCTGATTTTAACGAGTGCTATCAGTAGGGTTGcatgatattgacaaaatgttgtattgcgatattgattatgaatattgcgatataaatattcattttgacatatttttaaacagatttataattacaaaagttatgggtaaaatgcatcaaaatagattcagaacaaattaaaaaagttttCTGACGACACAAGGTTTATCTCAACTGACGGACATATTGAACTGGTccaacatgaaaaaatacataaggacaatgtctacagaacaggactcattttactggttggacagtataaaatatgtAAAGAGAGCGCGAcacaacttttctttctcttccctgATTCGTTCCGTCTTGTTGTCTCTATCCATTTTTCCACTTAAACACGTCACTTTGTTGAACTATGCACACACGTCACATGGTACgctccatagggtttgtcaGGAAGTGGACCCGTGCGCTGACGTGTACTCACATTTGCAAGTGGCATGGTAACCAAGGTAACTGGTCAATGAAACATGATCATTATAGCCTGTCAAGCGGGCTCGATCGAGACACTTTTGATATGACATTGCGATAACGTAATTGAGTTATTATACCATGCACCCCTAAAACCAAGGCGCTGCAAGATCTACCGGACAGGCCTCGTGATGAAAGCATCGTGTAGCGGTAAAAGAATTAAatgtgtgttaactgtctttaaATATCTTTTGAACCGTGTGTCTGCAGCCCTCAGCGCACACGGGGCTCGGGCCCCAGGGCCCCCGGCTGCATGCTCTGcctggaggagaggagacaccCCACCTGCACCCCCTGTGGACACCTGTTCTGCTGGGAGTGCATCACCGAGTGGTGCAACACCAAGGTCAGGGCTACGCCGCGATGTCACACTCCATCTCTAAAACTGGACCACTTGATCAACTAACCcgaaccttaaaaaaaaaaaaaacctaacccgaaccttaaaaaaaaaaaaaaactaacctgaaccctaaaaaaataaaataaaactaacctgaacactaaaaaaaaaaaaaaacctaacctaacccttaaaaaaaataaaaacctaacccttaaaaaaagaaagaaaaaaacctaacctgaaccttaaaaaaaacaactaaccCAAACCTTAAAAAATAACCTAACccaaccttaaaaaaaataacctaaCCCAAACCTTAAAAAATAACCTGAACCCTAAAAAAAATAACCTAACCCGAACCTTAAAAAATAACCTAACCTGAACCTTATAAAAAATAACCTAACCTGaaccttaaaaaaataacctaACCCAAACCTTAAAAAATAACCTAACCcaaaccttaaaaaaataacctaACCCGAACCTTAAAAAATAACCTAACCTGAACCTTATAAAAAATAACCTAACCcaaaccttaaaaaaataacctaACCCAAACCTTAAAAAATAACCTAACCcaaaccttaaaaaaataacctaacccaaaccttaaaaaaataacctaacccaaaccttaaaaaaataaataaacctcaACCcttaaaaattagaaaaaaaaatctaacccgAACCCcaaaaaatgtctttctgtCTACATCTATTaaatagtccccccccccaacccatgTTTATTAAGAGCCATGCTGGAGGTTTTaggattttaacccttgtgtcgtcttcccgtcgaccGGCAActctgtttttctgggttgaaattgaaatttcaacattttgttgttttgtacactttgactttttttgtcaatttttattttttatttttttaagcgctttttccattgtttttgatggttatttttttgtcactttttccacgtttaaaaaaagaatttttcctgtgtttttgtagttttcttttcaacatatGTCCCTTTTTTTAGCATTCTTTTGATATAGTTCTGATATAGAACATTTTTgtgaacgggtcaaatttgacccgaggacaacaggagggttaaaagttGCTACTTATTGATTGCTATGcgtcatttttaatttttaacatcATGTTTTGAAGGAGAATTTCCAAACAAATCAACCCTTTTGGACAATAACGAGAACAAAATACTCTGAACAGATGAACCAAAAATCATTAGACAGTTAACAAGAAACCACTGGTCCTGCTCATTGAATATTTAGGTTATGGATACATTTATTATTCCCACAActgcctatgtgtgtgtgtaaatgtgtcatgtgtgtgttttgtgttttacgTCCTACAGGCTGAGTGTCCCCTGTGTCGGGAGAAGTTCCAGCCTCACAGACTGGTGTACCTGAGGAACTACAGctagcagacacacacacacacacacacacacacacacacacacacacacacactcagactgGTGTACCTGAGGAACTACagctagaacacacacacacacacacacacacacacagacacagacacagactggTGTACCTGAGGAACTACAGctagcagacacacacacacacacacacacacacacacacacacacacacacacacacacacacacagacacagactggTGTACCTGAGGAACTACAGctagcagacacacacacacacacacacacacacacacagacacagactggTGTACCTGAGGAACTACagctagaacacacacacacacacacacacacacacacacacacacacagactggtgTACCTGAGGAACTACagctagaacacacacacacacacacacacacacacacacagactggtgTACCTGAGGAACTACagctagaacacacacacacacacacacacacacacacacacactcagactgGTGTACCTGAGGAACTACagctagaacacacacacacacacacacacacacacacactcagactgGTGTACCTGAGGAACTACAgctagaaacacacacacacaccacacacacgcagactGGTGTACCTGAGGAACTACagctagaacacacacacacacacacacacacacacaccacaaccacacacacacacacacacacacacacacacacacacagactggtgTACCTGAGGAGCTACAGCTAGAACTACAGAGCCtgaaattacacacacacatgcacacacacatgcactctgcTCAGAACGTTGTGCTTGTACTGTGTActaaatactgtgtgtgtgtgtgtgtgtgtgtgtgtgtgtgtgtgtgtgtgtgtgtgtgtgtgtgtgtgtcaattaaTTGCTTCTTTTGTTGCTGAGCAAAAGTTGTTGATTGAGAATAACATTTTTGATTGTATCAGTCCAATCTTGTAAatattacttttaatttaaatgaaataaccAAAAAACGTCATCAGATGCtaataaaatgtaagaaatgtccaaatgtttctgttttgtttattgtgtgtggaggtgacattgtttttgtctttatagtTTATTCATAGCATGTCATGCAATTTGTGTTGCACAACTTTTGTATGAAAAGTGCCTTAcaaaaattatatatacacGATTGATTATGACCTACTgtatactgcagccagccactggggggggggcagatatTTAGGCTCTACTTACTCTACTTTGTTGgtggcatttttgtttttaaaatacattttttactcTTTGACAGGGTTTTTCTCCTAACATTTttccaatatgttttttttgtaatagttTGCTACATTGCTGTAACATCTTCCTGATGAGAACGTAGGAATGTAACGTTAGATATCGTAGATACAGGGGTGTAGTCTACGTGAAACGCATGGACACgcagcagtgtttcccacacacactcatcaaCGCTTTATCTCTGCTGCTTGCTTTTCTGTTCTCAGATTTGCAATTATCTGACTCAAATTATCTTAAGTTATACATCTCTAAAATACGTTCCTCGTTGTTAAATTGATTGTtcaatccatgtttttttttagtagctgtttttttttttttttagattttcatAGCTAACTTTTTGAGTGTGCATGCTATTATTCTCGATAGTATCATTGTCACCCTTAGGTGGCAGCATTGTGACAAAAAAGTAGTTTatgctgtgatgtcattttcaAGCAAggacatggtaaaaaaaaaaaaaaaaaaaaaaggtgctgaTTTGGGGTAATGTTGCTTTTCGTTATCTTTTCTTAAAACATGCAGCGTATTcgttcagctgcatttcctttccctgctctccctccgtctctctgtTACTCACAcgtctctctcactcacacacacacacacacacacacacacacacacacacacagcccctccCTTCGGTCTGTCTCCGTGAAAACGAGGGACAGCTGGCAAAATTCACAACTTTACGAAAGTCTGGTATCATTCGAACGCTTTTACACAATCGCAGTAAAAAGTgctataaaaatattttatattctgaATTCAATGTCAGTGTCTCAATGTTGGAGACCCGACCCCGTAGCAAGACAGGAGAGGAGGACATCGTCCAACACCGTCTTCCTCAGTTTTTGATTTCCATACACCAACTTATAAATGTGCAATGATACGCAACAATGACGGAACCTTCTCTTCAGCTATTCGTATTCACAAATACGGGGTTAAGTGATGTGACAGCAAACTAAACTAACACTGCAGAACATGCAGAGATACCTTTATATTCCATTATatgtttgatatattttgagTGTCATCTGGGTTTTCCATCTCACAGGATATacaaaaaggttttcccaccataaattggtgcattaaagtgtatcagaatgcaggaaatgaagtcttTGCCCAAATAACtctggggga from Etheostoma spectabile isolate EspeVRDwgs_2016 chromosome 7, UIUC_Espe_1.0, whole genome shotgun sequence includes the following:
- the pex10 gene encoding peroxisome biogenesis factor 10 isoform X1, with translation MPLAPANQSQLIRSSQKDEYYQTFLRNNANEAFQTLAGSKRWLDWRREIELLSDLAYYGLTTFAGYQTLGEEYVNIIQVDPTETRIPSRTRRGLFVLCHSFFPYLLDKVLVGLENELGREPEGGGGGARQRQAASSPWSLESWLRGRARRAVALLSEPRRRACLPAVFALRQGLTLLRRLHVALFYISGSFYHLSKRAAGISYLRVTGLSGKDGTIRTSYRLLGAVSLLQLLVTVGLQLNAFRQKQRARQEWKLHRNLSPQRTRGSGPRAPGCMLCLEERRHPTCTPCGHLFCWECITEWCNTKAECPLCREKFQPHRLVYLRNYS
- the pex10 gene encoding peroxisome biogenesis factor 10 isoform X2 — protein: MPLAPANQSQLIRSSQKDEYYQTFLRNNANEAFQTLAGSKRWLDWRREIELLSDLAYYGLTTFAGYQTLGEEYVNIIQVDPTETRIPSRTRRGLFVLCHSFFPYLLDKVLVGLENELGREPEGGGGGARQRQAASSPWSLESWLRGRARRAVALLSEPRRRACLPAVFALRQGLTLLRRLHVALFYISGSFYHLSKRAAGISYVAACDGAQRQGRDHPDQLPAPGGRVPPPAPRHGGSAAQRLQAEAARPAGVEAPPKPQPSAHTGLGPQGPRLHALPGGEETPHLHPLWTPVLLGVHHRVVQHQG